The following is a genomic window from Acidobacteriota bacterium.
CGGGCCGCGTTCTGGAACAACGACATGGTTCGCTGGTAGTCACGTACACCCCTCATTCCAGATCCACGGCTGGCCAGGTGGGTGAAGTCCTCGAAGCAACGGTCGCGCAGATGAATCTCTCCGGAGAGTTCGCGCAGTTCCGCGTTGACACCTCCCATGGTGCGTACCATGTCGTCCCCGTGGCGCGACCAGGCCGCGATGGTGTGACCGAGCCGTACATGGCGCCACTGGACGCCATGATGTCCGCGCAGATTCCCGAGCGTCCGCTGTTCGAGGTGATGACGCGACTGCTCGATGGCATCAACGCTGCGTCAGGCAAGGAGATCCGACCTGGTATGATTCCGACGCGCGGTGGATGGACGGCCGTTGACGCTACCAGCGAACGTGCGCGCGACATCGTGCATCGGACGATCAGGTCGGTGTCGTCGGATCTGTCATGGTCTGTCTTGTGCGGCGTCGGCCAGAATGATTTGTGCGCGCTGAACATTCATCGCGTGAAGTCTCCAGAACAGCCCTGAAGACTCCACTGCCCGTCGACTCCGCGCTCGCGCCGCTGCGGGCGGCGCTCCAGGCGCACCGGGCGGCGGTGCTGGTCGCCACGCCTGGGGCGGGCAAGACGACGCGGGTGCCGCCGGCACTCGTCGACGAGGGGCGCGTGCTGGTGCTGCAGCCGCGGCGGGCGGCGGCGCGGGCGCTTGCGCGGCGCGTGGCGGAGGAACAGGGCTGGACGATCGGGCGCGAGGTCGGCTGGCACGTGCGCTTCGAGCGACGCTTCTCCGCCGACACGCGCGTCATCTTCGCCACCGAAGGCATCCTCACCGCACGGCTCGAGCAGGACCCACTGCTGAGTAACGTCAGCACGGTGGTCCTCGACGAGTTCCACGAGCGGAGCGTCCACGCCGACCTGGGTCTCGCGATGGCACGCCAGGCGTGGCTCGCGCGCGACGATCTGCGGATCCTGGTGATGTCGGCCACCATCGACCCGGGGCCTGTGTCGCGATTCCTCGACGACTGCCCCGTCGTGTCGGTGTCCGGAGATCCGCACCCACTCACCGTCGCCTACGAACCCGACGCACCGCTCGCATCGGTCGTCGCGCGCGCGCTCCAGGAACGCACGGGCGATGTGCTGTGCTTCCTCCCCGGCGCGCGCGAGATCGATCGGGAAGCGAGCGCTGTCGCATCAGTCGCTCGGGCACAGGGCGTGCGCGTGCTCGCGCTGCACGGATCGTTGCCCCCCGAAGCACAGGACGAGGCCCTGACGCCCTCGTCCGAACGTCGCGTGATTCTCGCGACAAACATCGCCGAGACGTCGGTGACGGTGCCGCACGTACGCACCGTGATCGACAGCGGATGGCAGAAGGTGGCGCGCTACGACGCCGCACGCGCGATCGACACCCTGCAGACCGAACGCGTGTCGGCCGACGCCGCCGATCAACGGGCGGGGCGCGCGGCACGGCTCGGACCGGGACTGGCGATTCGTCTCTGGTCGCCGCGCGAGACGCTGCGCACCACACGCGAGCCCGACGTCGCGCGCATCGATCTCGCGCCGGTGCTGTTGTCCATTCGACTGTGGGGCGGCGACGAGGCGGCGTTCGACTGGTTCGATCCGCCAGCCGAGTCGCGCCAGGCCGACGCCCGCGCACTGCTGCGGCGGCTCGGCGCGATCGACGACAACGGCCTGACGTCGATCGGCCGTCTCGTCGCGCGTCTGCCGGTGCCACCGCGGCTCGCGCGCATGGTCGTGGAAGCCGGCGGACATCCCGATGCCTGTCTCATGGCCTCGTTGCTCGGCGAAGGACGCGCGCCGGCGCCTGACGGCACCACGACCGACTCCGACGTGTGGTCGCTGCTGCCGGTCGCACGCGGTCTCCCGCATCTGCACCGCGCGGCAGATGCGTTGCGGCGTGCGGTGAACGAGACGCTCCCGGCTGCCGCAGCGCGCACGGACCTCGACGAGCAGGCGCTCGGGCGTGCCGTCCTCGCCGGATTCCCCGATCGCGTGGCGCAGCGGCGTGTGGCACACGGCGACGCGCTGCTGCTCGCCACGAGTACCGGGGCACGTCTCGCTACGACGAGCGGCGTGCGCAACGCGATGTACCTGGTCGCGCTCGACATGCAGGGCGTGGATGGCCGTGAACCCATCGTGCGACTCGCGAGCGGAGTCGAGCGTGACTGGCTCACGCCCACGCACGTCGAGCGGCGCGTGGCTGTCGACGATCGCGGCCGCCTGCGCGCCACGCGGCTCACGCAGTACGGCGCGCTGACGCTCAACGAGCAGCCCGATACGCTCGCGTCAGACGACAAGGCCGTGCTCGTCGAGGCATGGATGCGCGCCAACAGGACGCCGGGCGAACGGCAACTCCTCGCACGCCTGGCCTTCTGCGGCGTGGAGATGGATGTCGATTCATGGCTCGCGACTGCCGCGGCGTCGGCGACATCGCTCGACGACATCGACATCGCGAACGCGCTGCCGTGGGATATCCGTCAGCGTCTGCTGACAGATGCGCCGCTGCGGCTGACGCTGCCGAGCGGCAGGACCACTGCGCTCCAGTACCGCGATGACGGCACCGTGCGGGCGGCGGTGAAGCTGCAGGAACTGTTCGGCCAGACAGACACGCCCCGCATCGGCCCCCGTCGCATCCCCCTCATCG
Proteins encoded in this region:
- the hrpB gene encoding ATP-dependent helicase HrpB yields the protein MRAEHSSREVSRTALKTPLPVDSALAPLRAALQAHRAAVLVATPGAGKTTRVPPALVDEGRVLVLQPRRAAARALARRVAEEQGWTIGREVGWHVRFERRFSADTRVIFATEGILTARLEQDPLLSNVSTVVLDEFHERSVHADLGLAMARQAWLARDDLRILVMSATIDPGPVSRFLDDCPVVSVSGDPHPLTVAYEPDAPLASVVARALQERTGDVLCFLPGAREIDREASAVASVARAQGVRVLALHGSLPPEAQDEALTPSSERRVILATNIAETSVTVPHVRTVIDSGWQKVARYDAARAIDTLQTERVSADAADQRAGRAARLGPGLAIRLWSPRETLRTTREPDVARIDLAPVLLSIRLWGGDEAAFDWFDPPAESRQADARALLRRLGAIDDNGLTSIGRLVARLPVPPRLARMVVEAGGHPDACLMASLLGEGRAPAPDGTTTDSDVWSLLPVARGLPHLHRAADALRRAVNETLPAAAARTDLDEQALGRAVLAGFPDRVAQRRVAHGDALLLATSTGARLATTSGVRNAMYLVALDMQGVDGREPIVRLASGVERDWLTPTHVERRVAVDDRGRLRATRLTQYGALTLNEQPDTLASDDKAVLVEAWMRANRTPGERQLLARLAFCGVEMDVDSWLATAAASATSLDDIDIANALPWDIRQRLLTDAPLRLTLPSGRTTALQYRDDGTVRAAVKLQELFGQTDTPRIGPRRIPLIVELLAPNGRPVQTTQDLRSFWTTTYADVRKELRGRYPKHAWPEKP